One window of Gammaproteobacteria bacterium genomic DNA carries:
- a CDS encoding 3-hydroxyacyl-CoA dehydrogenase NAD-binding domain-containing protein has protein sequence MNETHNDFRHWRVERGDDGVVVLTLDHASRSANVLDSAALGEFERLLDAFGRDCPAGVIICSGKANGFLAGADVTEFTDLQTRAQALQKLHYGQNLLNRLEALPCPTLALIHGFCAGGGLELALACDYRVVEDAPGCRLSLPEVRLGIHPGYGGSVRLPRLIGDLPALNLMLTGRSVGGAQAKRIGLADHATRRDALHAAALALLRKAPKPHRAPRLRRIPKMAPLRGAVAFFVERQLSRRVNQAHYPAPFHLLASWCEARGGTLRQIGAEADSVAALFDSDAAQQLIRVFLLRERLKARARKSAPGHVHVVGAGVMGGDIAAWCALSGHRVTLQDRDAALIAPAMARARRLFAKRLKRRAHEAADRLLPDPRGHGVERADVVIEAIIEDADAKRALYAALEPRIRPAALLATNTSSLPLEELARGLEQPARLVGLHFFNPVAKMQLIEIVHGGETGGQWLDAAAAFARSIDRLPLPVRSSPGFLVNRVLMPYLAEAMRMAGEGAAAETVDAAATDFGMPMGPLELADTVGLDICRSVAETLRRPLPRSCGEQVAAGHLGRKTGRGYYRWKNGRAVRAKSWPEPGRDLRDRLMLSLLNEAVACLHEQLVEDADVLDAGMVFGAGFAPFRGGPLQYLRDDGAGAHLARLQALAARHGERFQPASGWDALK, from the coding sequence ATGAACGAGACGCACAACGACTTCCGTCACTGGCGGGTTGAACGCGGCGACGACGGCGTTGTCGTGCTGACGCTGGACCACGCCTCGCGTTCGGCCAATGTGCTGGACAGCGCGGCGCTGGGCGAGTTTGAGCGGTTGCTGGATGCGTTCGGGCGCGATTGTCCGGCGGGCGTCATCATTTGTTCGGGCAAGGCCAACGGCTTTCTGGCGGGCGCCGATGTCACCGAATTCACCGACTTGCAGACGCGCGCGCAGGCGCTGCAGAAACTGCATTACGGGCAGAATCTGCTGAACCGTCTTGAAGCGCTGCCGTGCCCGACGCTGGCGCTGATACACGGGTTTTGCGCGGGCGGCGGGCTGGAACTTGCGCTTGCGTGCGATTACCGCGTTGTTGAAGACGCGCCGGGCTGCCGCCTGAGTTTGCCCGAAGTGCGCCTCGGCATTCATCCGGGCTACGGCGGCAGCGTGCGCCTGCCGCGCCTGATTGGCGACCTGCCGGCGCTGAACCTGATGCTGACGGGCCGCTCCGTCGGCGGCGCGCAGGCAAAGCGCATCGGCCTCGCCGACCACGCAACACGGCGCGACGCGCTGCACGCGGCGGCATTGGCGCTGCTGCGAAAGGCGCCGAAACCGCACCGCGCGCCGCGCCTGCGGCGCATCCCGAAGATGGCGCCGTTGCGCGGCGCCGTCGCTTTCTTTGTGGAACGGCAACTATCAAGGCGCGTCAACCAGGCGCATTACCCCGCGCCCTTTCACCTGCTGGCGTCGTGGTGCGAAGCGCGCGGCGGCACGCTGCGCCAAATCGGCGCCGAGGCCGATTCGGTCGCCGCGCTGTTTGACTCCGACGCGGCGCAGCAACTGATTCGCGTGTTTCTGCTGCGCGAACGCCTGAAGGCGCGCGCGCGCAAAAGCGCGCCGGGCCATGTGCATGTCGTCGGCGCCGGCGTCATGGGCGGCGACATCGCCGCGTGGTGCGCGCTCAGCGGCCACCGCGTTACATTGCAGGACCGCGACGCCGCGCTGATTGCGCCGGCGATGGCGCGCGCGCGGCGCCTGTTTGCAAAGAGACTGAAGCGCCGCGCGCACGAGGCGGCGGACCGCCTGCTGCCGGATCCGCGCGGCCACGGCGTTGAACGCGCCGATGTCGTCATCGAGGCCATCATTGAAGACGCCGACGCCAAGCGCGCGCTGTACGCGGCGCTGGAACCGCGCATCCGGCCCGCCGCGCTGCTTGCGACCAACACCTCCAGTCTGCCGCTTGAGGAACTGGCGCGCGGCCTGGAACAGCCGGCGCGGCTGGTCGGCCTGCACTTCTTCAACCCGGTGGCAAAGATGCAGTTGATTGAGATTGTGCACGGCGGCGAGACCGGCGGGCAATGGCTGGACGCGGCGGCGGCGTTCGCGCGCTCGATTGACCGGCTGCCGCTGCCGGTGCGTTCGTCGCCGGGGTTTCTGGTCAACCGCGTGCTGATGCCGTATCTGGCCGAGGCGATGCGGATGGCCGGCGAAGGCGCGGCGGCGGAGACCGTTGACGCCGCGGCCACCGATTTCGGCATGCCGATGGGGCCGCTGGAACTCGCCGACACCGTCGGCCTGGACATCTGCCGCTCGGTCGCCGAGACATTGCGGCGGCCACTGCCGCGTTCGTGCGGCGAGCAGGTCGCCGCCGGGCATCTCGGGCGCAAGACCGGGCGCGGCTATTACCGCTGGAAGAACGGGCGCGCGGTGCGCGCAAAGAGTTGGCCCGAACCGGGGCGCGATTTGCGCGACCGGCTGATGCTGTCGCTGCTGAACGAGGCCGTCGCGTGCCTGCACGAACAACTGGTCGAGGACGCCGATGTGCTGGACGCCGGCATGGTATTCGGCGCCGGTTTCGCGCCGTTTCGCGGCGGGCCTTTGCAATACCTGCGCGACGACGGCGCCGGCGCGCACCTGGCGCGCCTGCAAGCGCTGGCGGCGCGCCACGGCGAACGCTTTCAGCCGGCGTCCGGATGGGACGCGCTGAAGTGA
- a CDS encoding acetyl-CoA C-acetyltransferase, with protein MNEPDANVFIVDGCRTPILKARGTPGPCSGADLAVAAGGALMLRAGVAADALDEVVLGCVMAAADEANIARVAALRIGVTQTTPAFTVQRNCASGMQALDTAAARIRDGAAQLALAGGVEAMSRAPLLLNDGAVRWLAGLRGARTVGARIKHIAQLRPAHLKPVAALRRGLTDPVAGLSMGQTAEKIARRFGIDRDAMDRFALQSHRRLAHAIEQHHFDDEIQPLYCDGDGGVVEHDDGLRRDTSAAKLAKLKPVFEPLSGSVTAGNSAQVSDGAAWLLLASERALREHQLEPAGRIVAVEWAALDPSEMGLGPVHAAGRLLQRLGLHARDIDYWELNEAFAGQVLACLAAFESRDYCRDEAGLEQAVGRIEQERLNMDGGAIACGHPVGMSGARITLHALNVLRRTGGKRAVATLCIGGGQGGAALIETV; from the coding sequence ATGAACGAACCCGACGCCAATGTCTTTATCGTGGATGGCTGCCGCACGCCGATACTGAAAGCGCGCGGCACGCCGGGGCCTTGCAGCGGCGCCGACCTGGCGGTGGCCGCGGGCGGCGCGCTGATGCTGCGCGCCGGCGTCGCCGCCGATGCGCTGGATGAAGTGGTGCTCGGCTGCGTGATGGCCGCCGCCGACGAGGCCAACATCGCGCGCGTCGCCGCGCTGCGCATCGGCGTTACGCAGACGACGCCGGCATTCACGGTGCAGCGCAACTGCGCGTCGGGAATGCAGGCGCTTGACACCGCCGCCGCGCGCATCCGCGACGGCGCGGCGCAACTGGCGCTGGCCGGCGGCGTCGAGGCGATGAGCCGCGCGCCGCTGCTGCTGAACGACGGCGCCGTGCGCTGGCTGGCCGGCCTGCGCGGCGCCAGGACCGTCGGCGCGCGCATCAAGCACATCGCGCAACTGCGCCCCGCGCACCTGAAACCGGTGGCCGCGCTGCGGCGCGGGCTGACCGACCCGGTGGCCGGCCTGTCCATGGGGCAGACCGCCGAGAAGATTGCGCGGCGTTTCGGCATTGACCGCGACGCGATGGACCGGTTTGCGCTGCAAAGCCACCGGCGGCTGGCGCACGCGATTGAACAGCATCACTTTGACGACGAGATTCAGCCGCTGTACTGCGACGGCGACGGCGGCGTTGTCGAGCACGACGACGGGCTGCGCCGCGACACCTCCGCCGCGAAACTGGCGAAGTTGAAACCGGTGTTTGAACCATTGTCCGGCAGCGTCACCGCCGGCAACAGCGCGCAGGTCAGCGACGGCGCCGCGTGGCTGCTGCTGGCGTCGGAACGCGCGCTGCGCGAACACCAACTGGAACCCGCCGGGCGCATCGTCGCGGTGGAATGGGCGGCGCTTGACCCGTCGGAAATGGGGCTGGGGCCGGTGCACGCCGCCGGGCGGTTGCTGCAACGCCTCGGCCTTCATGCGCGCGACATTGATTACTGGGAACTCAACGAGGCGTTCGCCGGGCAGGTGCTGGCCTGTCTCGCGGCGTTTGAAAGCCGCGACTACTGCCGCGACGAGGCCGGGCTGGAACAGGCCGTCGGCAGAATAGAACAGGAACGCCTGAACATGGACGGCGGCGCCATCGCGTGCGGCCATCCGGTCGGCATGTCGGGCGCGAGAATCACGCTGCACGCGCTGAATGTGCTGCGGCGCACCGGCGGCAAACGCGCGGTGGCGACACTTTGCATCGGCGGCGGCCAGGGCGGCGCCGCGCTGATTGAGACGGTTTGA
- a CDS encoding endonuclease encodes MTRRPRKRTAAALLFAVHAAFLLAVPAAVAAANGGGALRDYMEARGVFWSQLYDGGGETLYCGMTFTRGRGARKLNIEHVFPMSWVTRALKCGRRNECRKRSARFNRIEADLHNLYPARADINQERSSMAFGIVRGEKRRYGQCDFEVNRRKRRAEPRPAARGKIARAMFYMADRYRLTIFPRQRRLLRQWNRAHPPGADEKRRNDVIQRLQGRRNPYIDNPSLADAPNR; translated from the coding sequence TTGACGCGCCGCCCGCGTAAGCGCACCGCTGCGGCGCTGCTGTTCGCCGTTCACGCCGCCTTTCTGCTTGCCGTCCCCGCCGCCGTCGCCGCGGCGAATGGCGGCGGCGCCCTTCGTGACTATATGGAGGCACGCGGCGTGTTCTGGTCGCAACTGTACGACGGCGGCGGCGAAACGCTGTACTGCGGCATGACTTTCACGCGCGGGCGCGGCGCGCGCAAACTGAACATTGAGCATGTCTTTCCGATGTCGTGGGTCACGCGCGCGCTGAAATGCGGCAGACGCAACGAATGCCGCAAGCGCAGCGCGCGCTTCAACCGCATTGAGGCCGACCTGCACAATCTGTACCCGGCGCGCGCCGACATCAACCAGGAACGCTCCAGCATGGCCTTCGGCATCGTGCGCGGCGAGAAGCGGCGCTACGGCCAATGCGACTTTGAGGTGAACCGGCGCAAGCGCCGCGCCGAACCGCGCCCGGCGGCGCGCGGCAAAATCGCGCGCGCGATGTTCTACATGGCCGACCGCTACCGCCTGACAATCTTCCCGCGCCAGCGCCGCCTGCTGCGACAATGGAACCGCGCCCACCCGCCCGGCGCCGACGAAAAACGCCGCAACGATGTCATCCAGCGTTTGCAGGGGCGGCGCAACCCGTACATTGACAACCCGTCGCTGGCGGACGCGCCCAACCGCTGA